Proteins encoded by one window of Cucurbita pepo subsp. pepo cultivar mu-cu-16 chromosome LG14, ASM280686v2, whole genome shotgun sequence:
- the LOC111809631 gene encoding histidine kinase 1-like isoform X2: MSTPLRKVFCRISGLATSLRRNTAPHSRRIFHRDVEQQEFQYASSHCLSSYYSVFVARLAIMVMLAILIGMLTILTWHFTKSYTAQSLDSLAYGLRHELLQRPILRMWSVLNSTAEITTAQVKLSEYVMRKYSKPVNQAEQVELYEAMRDVTWAMFASRKALNAITINYKNGFVQAFHRDHRSNNTFYIYSDLANYSITATQSYNINRLSSGEGWSEPPIHGNVSAKWYREPLDPISGEKMGKARQIPPEDLINIPGISQVADGVASWHVTVSKYMDTPLLSAALPVSDASNESIVAVVGVTTALSSVGQLMKELVEFHSGHIYLTSQEGYLLATSANAPLLRNTSTGPKLMMAVDSQDDVIRLGAEWLNKTYGNNFPPGHEVHEENVKLGGQQYYIDSFFLNLKKLPIVGVVIIPRQYIMGKVDERAYKTLVILISASLCILVVGCLFILILTKGVSKEMKLRAELISHLDARRRAEASSNYKSQFLANMSHELRTPMAAVIGLLDILMCDDCLNNEQFATVTQIRKCSTALLRLLNNILDLSKVESGKLVLEDAEFDLGRELEGLVDMFSVQCIDHNVETVLDLSDDMPRLVRGDSGRVVQIFTNLISNSIKFTTTGHIILRGWCETSNTLKEMGKSCMDQKKSRFPNRTKMKQHGDHTKNAFKKDNKMTLWFELDDTGCGIDPSKWESVFESFEQADPSTTRTHGGTGLGLCIVRTLVNKMGGEIKVVKKNGPGTLMRLYLVLSTPVDSIDHHSQFDFAKHNAVVLLALRGSTSRLITSQWLRKIGLFTLEASEWNELTLILQELFQARKFENKKGFSPQDSLGEPLRAELTRIKDMKSQTFIVVADIGILDLSTDIWKDQLYFLDKYSGKVKFAWMLNHDTSNAMKTELRGKGHFIVNNKPLYRAKMIHILEAVMKDRNLEIQRKNGLRNASKEGDYHECLEIDSTQFETASSDDSDLAELDKSKSQCATFQEETMPKPCQPPFSSLNDSLVELTRVRSTVSNAGTGGSCDMRQDSSHGLNLGGNYPKSQEESDSKNGHGKKSLEGLRILLAEDTPVLQRVTTIMLERMGATVIAVGDGLLAVEALTAMLSAEEQRRECPTRYDLVLMDCQMPKMDGYEATKAIRKLELGTSLHVPIVALTAHAMSSDEAKCLEVGMDAYLTKPIDYKLMVSTILSLTRRKV, from the exons ATGTCCACTCCATTGCGGAAGGTGTTCTGTAGAATTTCAGGCCTTGCAACTTCTCTGAGAAGAAACACAGCCCCTCACAGCAGAAGAATCTTTCACAGAGATGTTGAACAACAAGAGTTTCAATATGCAAGCTCTCATTGCCTTTCTTCTTATTACAGTGTCTTTGTTGCTCGCCTTGCTATAATG GTGATGCTGGCTATTTTGATTGGGATGCTGACAATACTCACATGGCACTTCACGAAGAGCTACACGGCACAGTCGCTCGATAGCTTAGCGTATGGTCTTCGACATGAACTGCTGCAGCGCCCGATCTTACGGATGTGGAGTGTCTTGAATTCCACAGCTGAAATAACCACAGCTCAGGTTAAGCTTTCAGAATATGTAATGAGGAAGTACAGCAAGCCAGTGAATCAAGCAGAGCAAGTTGAG TTGTATGAAGCAATGAGAGACGTTACATGGGCGATGTTTGCGAGTCGAAAAGCTCTTAATGCCATAACGATCAATTACAAGAATGGTTTTGTCCAAGCGTTCCATCGAGATCATAGAAGCAACAATACGTTTTATATTTACTCGGATCTTGCAAACTATTCCATCACTGCCActcaatcatataatataaatcgACTTTCGTCGGGTGAAGGGTGGTCCGAACCACCCATACATGGCAATGTTTCAGCAAAATGGTACCGGGAACCGCTTGATCCTATCAGTGGTGAGAAGATGGGGAAAGCAAGGCAAATCCCACCGGAGGACTTGATTAACATTCCTGGCATTTCACAGGTAGCTGATGGTGTTGCCTCATGGCATGTTACTGTCAGCAAGTACATGGATACACCATTGCTTTCAGCAGCCCTTCCTGTTTCGGATGCTTCAAATGAAAGCATAGTTGCGGTGGTCGGTGTCACGACCGCACTTTCGAGCGTCGGTCAACTTATGAAGGAGCTTGTTGAGTTCCATAGTGGACATATTTATCTAACCTCTCAAGAGGGCTACTTGCTTGCTACTTCAGCCAATGCTCCCTTGTTAAGAAATACATCGACTGGTCCGAAGCTTATGATGGCTGTCGATTCCCAAGATGACGTGATTCGATTAGGAGCCGAATGGTTAAACAAAACCTATGGAAACAACTTTCCTCCTGGTCATGAGGTCCATGAAGAGAATGTCAAGCTTGGTGGTCAGCAGTATTACATCGACTCGTTTTTTCTTAATCTAAAGAAGCTTCCCATT GTGGGGGTTGTCATCATTCCTAGGCAATACATAATGGGAAAGGTAGATGAAAGAGCTTACAAAACATTGGTTATACTCATTTCTGCCTCTTTGTGCATCTTAGTTGTTGGATGTCTATTCATTTTGATTCTGACAAAAGGAGTATCTAAGGAAATGAAACTAAGAGCTGAACTAATAAGCCATCTTGATGCAAGAAGAAGAGCAGAGGCATCTAGTAATTACAAGAGTCAATTTCTCGCGAATATGAG TCATGAGCTGAGGACACCGATGGCTGCCGTAATTGGACTGCTCGACATTCTAATGTGCGATGACTGTCTCAATAACGAACAGTTTGCGACAGTCACTCAGATTCGAAAATGCTCGACAGCTCTACTCCGACTTCTTAACAACATTCTAGATCTAAGCAAG GTTGAATCTGGAAAGCTAGTTTTGGAAGATGCGGAGTTTGATCTGGGACGAGAACTCGAAGGGCTTGTTGATATGTTTTCCGTGCAATGCATCGACCATAATGTGGAAACTGTATTGGATCTCTCTG ATGATATGCCGAGATTAGTTCGAGGAGACTCCGGTCGGGTTGTTCAAATATTCACAAACTTGATTAGCAACTCTATCAAATTCACTACTA CTGGTCACATCATTCTTCGAGGGTGGTGCGAGACGTCGAATACGCTCAAAGAAATGGGAAAGTCTTGTATGGATCAGAAGAAATCACGGTTTCCTAATCGGACAAAGATGAAACAACACGGAGACCACACGAAGAACGCGTTCaagaaagataacaaaatGACCTTATGGTTTGAACTTGATGACACTGGCTGTG GGATCGATCCTAGCAAATGGGAGTCTGTTTTTGAAAGCTTTGAGCAAGCAGATCCCTCGACAACCCGAAC GCACGGTGGCACTGGTCTTGGACTATGCATCGTACGTACCTTG GTTAACAAGATGGGTGGTGAAATCAAGGTCGTAAAGAAAAACGGCCCGGGAACTCTAATGCGACTTTATTTGGTTCTCAGCACACCTGTAGACTCCATAGATCATCACTCTCAGTTTGATTTTGCAAAACATAATGCAGTG GTACTTCTTGCACTCCGTGGCAGCACGAGTCGATTAATCACGTCGCAGTGGCTTCGTAAGATCGGACTGTTCACTTTAGAGGCTTCAGAATGGAATGAACTAACTCTAATCCTTCAAGAACTCTTTCAAGCCAGAAAGTTCGAAAACAAAAAGGGATTTAGTCCACAGGATTCCCTCGGTGAACCATTACGAGCCGAGTTAACGAGAATTAAGGACATGAAAAGCCAAACGTTCATCGTCGTTGCCGATATCGGGATACTGGACTTGAGCACGGATATTTGGAAGGATCAACTTTACTTCCTTGACAAGTACTCTGGAAAAGTGAAGTTTGCGTGGATGTTAAACCACGATACGTCCAACGCCATGAAGACGGAGCTTCggggaaaaggacactttATAGTGAACAATAAGCCGCTGTATAGAGCAAAAATGATTCATATTTTGGAAGCTGTTATGAAGGACAGAAATCTTGAGATTCAGAGGAAAAATGGTTTAAGAAATGCATCAAAAGAAGGGGATTATCATGAATGCCTTGAAATTGATTCAACTCAGTTTGAAACTGCTAGCTCAGATGATTCTGATTTAGCTGAACTTGACAAGTCCAAGTCTCAGTGTGCAACATTTCAGGAAGAAACAATGCCAAAACCTTGTCAGCCGCCATTTTCGTCCCTTAACGATAGCTTAGTTGAGTTAACTCGTGTACGTTCGACTGTGAGTAACGCAGGGACCGGCGGTTCATGTGACATGAGACAAGACTCGTCCCATGGACTGAACTTAGGAGGCAACTATCCTAAAAGCCAAGAAGAATCAGATTCTAAGAATGGTCATGGTAAGAAATCTCTTGAAGGGCTACGCATTTTGCTTGCAGAAGATACACCGGTTCTTCAAAGAGTAACGACGATAATGCTCGAAAGAATGGGAGCCACGGTGATCGCTGTCGGAGATGGGCTGCTGGCTGTTGAAGCTCTGACTGCAATGCTTAGTGCTGAAGAGCAAAGAAGAGAATGCCCCACAAGATATGATTTGGTCTTGATGGATTGCCAA ATGCCAAAGATGGACGGCTACGAAGCAACAAAAGCGATTAGAAAGCTAGAATTGGGAACGAGCCTTCACGTACCGATCGTAGCATTGACAGCCCACGCAATGTCATCGGATGAAGCCAAATGCTTGGAAGTAGGAATGGATGCATACCTAACAAAGCCAATTGACTATAAGCTGATGGTATCCACCATACTTTCCCTCACTCGGAGAAAAGTCTAA
- the LOC111810591 gene encoding proteasome subunit alpha type-7-like, which yields MARYDRAITVFSPDGHLFQVEYALEAVRKGNAAVGVRGSDTVVLGVEKKSTPKLQDSRSVRKIVNLDDHIALACAGLKADARVLINRARVECQSHRLTVEDPATVEYITRYIAGLQQKYTQSGGVRPFGLSTLIIGFDPYTGTPSLYQTDPSGTFSSWKANATGRNSNSIREFLEKNYKETSGQETVKLAIRALLEVVESGGKNIEVAVMTKEHGLKQLEEAEIDAIVAEIEAEKAAAEAAKKSRPKET from the exons ATGGCGAGATACGATAGAGCCATTACGGTATTCTCACCGGACGGTCATCTCTTCCAAGTAGAATACGCTCTCGAGGCCGTCCGTAAGGGCAACGCCGCCGTCGGGGTTCGCGGTTCCGACACCGTCGTCCTTGGCGTCGAGAAGAAATCCACCCCCAAACTCCAAGATTCCAG ATCGGTTCGGAAAATTGTGAATCTCGATGATCATATTGCACTTGCTTGTGCTGGACTCAAAGCAGATGCACGAGTTCTGATAAACAGGGCTCGTGTTGAGTGTCAAAGCCATAGGCTTACAGTTGAGGATCCAGCGACTGTTGAGTATATAACGCGATACATTGCAGGGCTTCAGCAGAAGTACACACAGAGTGGTGGAGTGAGGCCATTTGGGCTTTCCACTTTGATTATTGGGTTTGATCCTTACACTGGTACTCCATCATTGTATCAGACAGATCCTTCTGGGACTTTTTCCTCTTGGAAAGCCAATGCAACCGGGAGAAATTCAAATTCGATTAGGGAGTTTCTTGAGAAGAACTACAAGGAGACTTCTGGGCAAGAAACTGTGAAGCTTGCTATCCGTGCATTGCTCGAG GTTGTCGAGAGCGGAGGAAAGAACATAGAGGTTGCTGTGATGACAAAGGAACATGGTTTGAAACAATTGGAGGAAGCTGAAATTGATGCCATTGTTGCTGAGATTGAAGCAGAAAAAGCAGCGGCAGAGGCTGCCAAGAAGTCCCGGCCGAAGGAAACATGA
- the LOC111809631 gene encoding histidine kinase 1-like isoform X1, with product MAEEDTPSEPSSSSSSSSALTSTMSTPLRKVFCRISGLATSLRRNTAPHSRRIFHRDVEQQEFQYASSHCLSSYYSVFVARLAIMVMLAILIGMLTILTWHFTKSYTAQSLDSLAYGLRHELLQRPILRMWSVLNSTAEITTAQVKLSEYVMRKYSKPVNQAEQVELYEAMRDVTWAMFASRKALNAITINYKNGFVQAFHRDHRSNNTFYIYSDLANYSITATQSYNINRLSSGEGWSEPPIHGNVSAKWYREPLDPISGEKMGKARQIPPEDLINIPGISQVADGVASWHVTVSKYMDTPLLSAALPVSDASNESIVAVVGVTTALSSVGQLMKELVEFHSGHIYLTSQEGYLLATSANAPLLRNTSTGPKLMMAVDSQDDVIRLGAEWLNKTYGNNFPPGHEVHEENVKLGGQQYYIDSFFLNLKKLPIVGVVIIPRQYIMGKVDERAYKTLVILISASLCILVVGCLFILILTKGVSKEMKLRAELISHLDARRRAEASSNYKSQFLANMSHELRTPMAAVIGLLDILMCDDCLNNEQFATVTQIRKCSTALLRLLNNILDLSKVESGKLVLEDAEFDLGRELEGLVDMFSVQCIDHNVETVLDLSDDMPRLVRGDSGRVVQIFTNLISNSIKFTTTGHIILRGWCETSNTLKEMGKSCMDQKKSRFPNRTKMKQHGDHTKNAFKKDNKMTLWFELDDTGCGIDPSKWESVFESFEQADPSTTRTHGGTGLGLCIVRTLVNKMGGEIKVVKKNGPGTLMRLYLVLSTPVDSIDHHSQFDFAKHNAVVLLALRGSTSRLITSQWLRKIGLFTLEASEWNELTLILQELFQARKFENKKGFSPQDSLGEPLRAELTRIKDMKSQTFIVVADIGILDLSTDIWKDQLYFLDKYSGKVKFAWMLNHDTSNAMKTELRGKGHFIVNNKPLYRAKMIHILEAVMKDRNLEIQRKNGLRNASKEGDYHECLEIDSTQFETASSDDSDLAELDKSKSQCATFQEETMPKPCQPPFSSLNDSLVELTRVRSTVSNAGTGGSCDMRQDSSHGLNLGGNYPKSQEESDSKNGHGKKSLEGLRILLAEDTPVLQRVTTIMLERMGATVIAVGDGLLAVEALTAMLSAEEQRRECPTRYDLVLMDCQMPKMDGYEATKAIRKLELGTSLHVPIVALTAHAMSSDEAKCLEVGMDAYLTKPIDYKLMVSTILSLTRRKV from the exons ATGGCAGAAGAGGATACCCCCTCtgaaccttcttcttcttcttcttcttcttcagctctCACCTCTACAATGTCCACTCCATTGCGGAAGGTGTTCTGTAGAATTTCAGGCCTTGCAACTTCTCTGAGAAGAAACACAGCCCCTCACAGCAGAAGAATCTTTCACAGAGATGTTGAACAACAAGAGTTTCAATATGCAAGCTCTCATTGCCTTTCTTCTTATTACAGTGTCTTTGTTGCTCGCCTTGCTATAATG GTGATGCTGGCTATTTTGATTGGGATGCTGACAATACTCACATGGCACTTCACGAAGAGCTACACGGCACAGTCGCTCGATAGCTTAGCGTATGGTCTTCGACATGAACTGCTGCAGCGCCCGATCTTACGGATGTGGAGTGTCTTGAATTCCACAGCTGAAATAACCACAGCTCAGGTTAAGCTTTCAGAATATGTAATGAGGAAGTACAGCAAGCCAGTGAATCAAGCAGAGCAAGTTGAG TTGTATGAAGCAATGAGAGACGTTACATGGGCGATGTTTGCGAGTCGAAAAGCTCTTAATGCCATAACGATCAATTACAAGAATGGTTTTGTCCAAGCGTTCCATCGAGATCATAGAAGCAACAATACGTTTTATATTTACTCGGATCTTGCAAACTATTCCATCACTGCCActcaatcatataatataaatcgACTTTCGTCGGGTGAAGGGTGGTCCGAACCACCCATACATGGCAATGTTTCAGCAAAATGGTACCGGGAACCGCTTGATCCTATCAGTGGTGAGAAGATGGGGAAAGCAAGGCAAATCCCACCGGAGGACTTGATTAACATTCCTGGCATTTCACAGGTAGCTGATGGTGTTGCCTCATGGCATGTTACTGTCAGCAAGTACATGGATACACCATTGCTTTCAGCAGCCCTTCCTGTTTCGGATGCTTCAAATGAAAGCATAGTTGCGGTGGTCGGTGTCACGACCGCACTTTCGAGCGTCGGTCAACTTATGAAGGAGCTTGTTGAGTTCCATAGTGGACATATTTATCTAACCTCTCAAGAGGGCTACTTGCTTGCTACTTCAGCCAATGCTCCCTTGTTAAGAAATACATCGACTGGTCCGAAGCTTATGATGGCTGTCGATTCCCAAGATGACGTGATTCGATTAGGAGCCGAATGGTTAAACAAAACCTATGGAAACAACTTTCCTCCTGGTCATGAGGTCCATGAAGAGAATGTCAAGCTTGGTGGTCAGCAGTATTACATCGACTCGTTTTTTCTTAATCTAAAGAAGCTTCCCATT GTGGGGGTTGTCATCATTCCTAGGCAATACATAATGGGAAAGGTAGATGAAAGAGCTTACAAAACATTGGTTATACTCATTTCTGCCTCTTTGTGCATCTTAGTTGTTGGATGTCTATTCATTTTGATTCTGACAAAAGGAGTATCTAAGGAAATGAAACTAAGAGCTGAACTAATAAGCCATCTTGATGCAAGAAGAAGAGCAGAGGCATCTAGTAATTACAAGAGTCAATTTCTCGCGAATATGAG TCATGAGCTGAGGACACCGATGGCTGCCGTAATTGGACTGCTCGACATTCTAATGTGCGATGACTGTCTCAATAACGAACAGTTTGCGACAGTCACTCAGATTCGAAAATGCTCGACAGCTCTACTCCGACTTCTTAACAACATTCTAGATCTAAGCAAG GTTGAATCTGGAAAGCTAGTTTTGGAAGATGCGGAGTTTGATCTGGGACGAGAACTCGAAGGGCTTGTTGATATGTTTTCCGTGCAATGCATCGACCATAATGTGGAAACTGTATTGGATCTCTCTG ATGATATGCCGAGATTAGTTCGAGGAGACTCCGGTCGGGTTGTTCAAATATTCACAAACTTGATTAGCAACTCTATCAAATTCACTACTA CTGGTCACATCATTCTTCGAGGGTGGTGCGAGACGTCGAATACGCTCAAAGAAATGGGAAAGTCTTGTATGGATCAGAAGAAATCACGGTTTCCTAATCGGACAAAGATGAAACAACACGGAGACCACACGAAGAACGCGTTCaagaaagataacaaaatGACCTTATGGTTTGAACTTGATGACACTGGCTGTG GGATCGATCCTAGCAAATGGGAGTCTGTTTTTGAAAGCTTTGAGCAAGCAGATCCCTCGACAACCCGAAC GCACGGTGGCACTGGTCTTGGACTATGCATCGTACGTACCTTG GTTAACAAGATGGGTGGTGAAATCAAGGTCGTAAAGAAAAACGGCCCGGGAACTCTAATGCGACTTTATTTGGTTCTCAGCACACCTGTAGACTCCATAGATCATCACTCTCAGTTTGATTTTGCAAAACATAATGCAGTG GTACTTCTTGCACTCCGTGGCAGCACGAGTCGATTAATCACGTCGCAGTGGCTTCGTAAGATCGGACTGTTCACTTTAGAGGCTTCAGAATGGAATGAACTAACTCTAATCCTTCAAGAACTCTTTCAAGCCAGAAAGTTCGAAAACAAAAAGGGATTTAGTCCACAGGATTCCCTCGGTGAACCATTACGAGCCGAGTTAACGAGAATTAAGGACATGAAAAGCCAAACGTTCATCGTCGTTGCCGATATCGGGATACTGGACTTGAGCACGGATATTTGGAAGGATCAACTTTACTTCCTTGACAAGTACTCTGGAAAAGTGAAGTTTGCGTGGATGTTAAACCACGATACGTCCAACGCCATGAAGACGGAGCTTCggggaaaaggacactttATAGTGAACAATAAGCCGCTGTATAGAGCAAAAATGATTCATATTTTGGAAGCTGTTATGAAGGACAGAAATCTTGAGATTCAGAGGAAAAATGGTTTAAGAAATGCATCAAAAGAAGGGGATTATCATGAATGCCTTGAAATTGATTCAACTCAGTTTGAAACTGCTAGCTCAGATGATTCTGATTTAGCTGAACTTGACAAGTCCAAGTCTCAGTGTGCAACATTTCAGGAAGAAACAATGCCAAAACCTTGTCAGCCGCCATTTTCGTCCCTTAACGATAGCTTAGTTGAGTTAACTCGTGTACGTTCGACTGTGAGTAACGCAGGGACCGGCGGTTCATGTGACATGAGACAAGACTCGTCCCATGGACTGAACTTAGGAGGCAACTATCCTAAAAGCCAAGAAGAATCAGATTCTAAGAATGGTCATGGTAAGAAATCTCTTGAAGGGCTACGCATTTTGCTTGCAGAAGATACACCGGTTCTTCAAAGAGTAACGACGATAATGCTCGAAAGAATGGGAGCCACGGTGATCGCTGTCGGAGATGGGCTGCTGGCTGTTGAAGCTCTGACTGCAATGCTTAGTGCTGAAGAGCAAAGAAGAGAATGCCCCACAAGATATGATTTGGTCTTGATGGATTGCCAA ATGCCAAAGATGGACGGCTACGAAGCAACAAAAGCGATTAGAAAGCTAGAATTGGGAACGAGCCTTCACGTACCGATCGTAGCATTGACAGCCCACGCAATGTCATCGGATGAAGCCAAATGCTTGGAAGTAGGAATGGATGCATACCTAACAAAGCCAATTGACTATAAGCTGATGGTATCCACCATACTTTCCCTCACTCGGAGAAAAGTCTAA